One window of the Pieris brassicae chromosome Z, ilPieBrab1.1, whole genome shotgun sequence genome contains the following:
- the LOC123718434 gene encoding tyrosine-protein kinase Abl isoform X2: protein MGAQQAKERGSASGASIRSTRNKPRVPKDPRMLGSNIFTEHSEALLQSRPLPHIPDLPDGEAAAPALPQPLDSANRWTSKENLLAHHEEDDPQLFVALYDFQAGGENQLSLKKGRLCEQVRIMSYNKSGEWCEAHTLGGGVGWVPSNYVTPVNSLEKHSWYHGPIARNAAEYLLSSGINGSFLVRESESSPGQRSISLRYEGRVYHYRINEDSDGKVYVTSESKFGTLAELVHHHSVLGDGLITQLLYPAPKRNKPTVFPLAPPDEWEIDRTDIVMKHKLGGGQYGDVYEAAWKRCNMTVAVKTLKDDTMALKDFLEEAAIMKEMRHPNLVQLLGVCTREPPFYIITEFMSRGNLLDYLRTGNRDHIDAVVLMYMATQIASGMSYLESRSFIHRDLAARNCLVGENHLVKVADFGLARLMRDDTYTAHAGAKFPIKWTAPEGLAYNTFSTKSDVWAFGILLWEIATYGMSPYPGVDLADVYHMLEKGYRMECPPGCPAAVYELMRGCWQWNASDRPSFREIHHALEHMFQDNSITEEVEKQLQEGCTGTPQMSLKKAGSIGAQASGDRGVQMRRPTNRRGKQAPQPPKRTSLLSSCSSFRESQYATEEQTHDDGLASLNGGGRVGAREASSEGSLAEATPDTDESAGAVGMSLGAAEHRHRPKRRHHGHGPSHQHQTSHDVPKGVQVAALEVQNVKRAINRYGTLPKGARIGAYLESLRQSGAPCAPSSPRESQQDEARSLSPKTARSQPHMIRSNSSGGVTAPTPASPRATRAAPPLRSFTNSPIKPRPRLAELEFPPPPPDLPPPPEDTPQPPPPPPPPDCCNAGTDTADRLETPTEMEEKPAKQIMKEMLELKLVAEIKERADKKKQKLKESPPHEILEMHTSFGDPVTRLVSELSESLNMEAFRKGDKKESKPETKEKVSPIDLKASLRKTSYNNNIDKKPGLDTKTNTDFKSQLKKVETNRVNNTKDSDESGRSIIDFKSRLRKVDSNSPSTNGQAKKVENSPEDSRKDLSSKSDDSDKKRSESGSLDTSGGDEDDKRRSTGSISSLKKLWECKESDERLSPKMKPKDESEDGSPDDRSGLGRCGSLQTRRDDKPAVASKPSIRGRPLGKGGIYATPLSANADCEDNDALAALRMSLECCTNEVRRGCGGSGGRGSLWRLQTSERLARLSSACMSAASASRCAPQLRVQLRAAATRLECEARALASPAPHHHHLADGVEQALRDLANIVHR from the exons AAGCGTTGCTGCAAAGTCGTCCGCTTCCCCATATACCAGATTTACCCGATGGGGAGGCAGCTGCACCAGCATTGCCACAACCATTGGACTCGGCGAACAG atGGACTTccaaagaaaatctattggcGCATCACGAAGAAGATGATCCTCAGCTCTTCGTTGCGCTTTACGACTTCCAGGCTGGTGGAGAAAATCAGCTGAGCCTGAAGAAAGGTAGGTTAT GTGAACAAGTGCGTATAATGAGCTACAACAAAAGCGGCGAGTGGTGTGAAGCGCACACGTTGGGCGGCGGTGTGGGATGGGTGCCTAGTAACTATGTCACACCTGTCAACTCATTGGAAAAGCACTCGTGGTACCACGGTCCCATTGCTCGTAATGCGGCTGAGTATCTTCTATCATCGGGGATCAACGGAAGCTTCCTT GTCCGTGAGTCTGAATCGAGTCCTGGTCAAAGGAGCATTTCTTTAAGATACGAAGGACGCGTGTACCACTACCGCATTAATGAAGACTCCGATGGAAAG GTGTATGTGACGTCAGAATCCAAATTTGGGACACTAGCCGAACTAGTTCATCACCATTCGGTTCTTGGCGATGGTCTTATCACCCAATTGCTGTACCCTGCGCCAAAGCGAAACAAACCAACTGTGTTTCCTCTGGCCCCACCTGACGAGTGGGAAATTGATCGTACGGATATTGTGATGAAGCACAAGTTAGGCGGTGGCCAGTATGGAGACGTGTATGAAGCGGCGTGGAAGAGGTGTAATATGACC GTCGCAGTAAAAACTTTAAAGGACGATACTATGGCTCTAAAAGACTTCCTCGAGGAGGCCGCCATTATGAAAGAGATGAGACACCCGAATTTAGTCCAACTTTTGGGAGTCTGCACACGTGAACCGCCCTTCTACATCATCACAGAATTCATGAGTAGGGGAAATCTCCTTGATTACCTTCGTACGGGAAATAGAGACCATATAGATGCTGTGGTACTCATGTACATGGCCACGCAGATCGCTTCGGGTATGAGTTATCTCGAGAGCCGATCTTTCATTCACAG AGACCTGGCGGCCCGCAACTGTCTCGTCGGTGAGAATCACCTGGTGAAGGTGGCCGATTTTGGCTTGGCTCGTCTGATGCGGGACGATACATACACTGCCCACGCCGGTGCCAAATTCCCTATAAAATGGACCGCTCCAGAGGGCCTGGCGTATAACACGTTCAGCACCAAATCTGATGTTTGGGCTTTTGGTATACTTCTATGGGAGATTGCGACGTACGGGATGTCACCATACCCCGGCGTTGACTTGGCTGATGTCTACCACATGCTTGAGAAG GGTTACCGCATGGAATGCCCTCCCGGATGCCCGGCCGCTGTGTACGAGCTAATGCGTGGATGCTGGCAGTGGAATGCATCCGATCGCCCATCATTCCGCGAAATCCACCACGCCCTGGAGCACATGTTCCAAGATAATTCTATTACTGAAG aagTGGAAAAGCAGCTCCAGGAGGGTTGTACCGGAACGCCTCAGATGTCGTTGAAGAAGGCTGGGAGCATCGGGGCGCAGGCATCAGGCGATCGTGGCGTTCAAATGCGTCGCCCGACTAACAGGCGCGGCAAGCAGGCACCGCAGCCACCCAAACGTACCAG TTTGTTGTCATCATGCAGCTCATTTCGCGAGTCGCAGTATGCAACTGAGGAGCAAACTCACGACGATGGGCTGGCTTCTCTTAATG GTGGGGGTCGGGTTGGGGCTCGTGAGGCGTCATCGGAGGGGTCTTTGGCAGAAGCAACTCCAGATACTGATGAGTCAGCGGGCGCTGTAGGCATGAGCTTGGGCGCAGCGGAACATCGCCACAGGCCTAAGCGTCGCCACCACGGCCATGGCCCTTCACATCAACATCAGACATCGCATGACGTCCCTAAg GGTGTACAAGTAGCAGCGCTTGAAGTGCAGAACGTGAAACGCGCAATAAATCGCTACGGAACACTTCCAAAAGGCGCTCGCATTGGAGCCTATTTGGAGTCGCTTCGTCAAAGTGGCGCCCCCTGCGCTCCGAGCTCGCCTCGCGAATCCCAACAAGATGAAGCTAGATCTCTATCGCCTAAAACTGCCCGATCTCAACCCCACATGATACGATCAAATTCTTCGGGAGGTGTAACTGCCCCTACGCCGGCTTCGCCCAGAGCGACGCGCGCGGCTCCCCCTCTTAGATCATTCACCAACAGTCCTATTAAACCCCGACCAAGACTAGCTGAACTAGAGTTTCCCCCTCCTCCCCCGGACCTTCCTCCTCCGCCCGAAGACACACCGCAACCACCCCCACCGCCCCCACCACCAGATTGCTGCAACGCCGGCACCGACACGGCGGACAGACTAGAAACACCCACCGAAATGGAAGAAAAACCAGCAAAACAAATCATGAAAGAAATGCTCGAGCTGAAGCTCGTCGCGGAAATCAAAGAACGCGCCGACAAGAAGAAACAGAAACTCAAAGAGTCACCTCCTCATGAAATCCTCGAGATGCACACATCGTTCGGTGACCCCGTCACAAGATTAGTCTCCGAATTGTCGGAGAGCTTAAATATGGAAGCCTTCCGAAAGGGTGACAAGAAAGAGTCCAAACCCGAGACAAAAGAAAAGGTCTCCCCAATTGATCTCAAAGCGAGTCTCAGGAAGACATCGTACAACAATAATATTGACAAAAAACCTGGTCTCGACACTAAGACCAACACAGACTTCAAGTCGCAACTAAAAAAGGTTGAGACCAACAGAGTAAACAATACAAAGGATTCTGACGAATCTGGCAGATCCATAATCGATTTTAAATCACGATTGCGGAAAGTCGACAGCAATTCGCCTTCTACTAACGGCCAAGCAAAGAAAGTTGAGAACTCTCCGGAAGATTCTAGAAAAGATCTTTCGAGTAAAAGTGATGATTCCGATAAGAAGAGGTCCGAGAGTGGATCTTTAGATACGAGTGGTGGTGATGAAGATGATAAACGCCGTAGCACGGGCAGCATAAGTAGCCTGAAGAAGCTATGGGAGTGTAAGGAGAGTGATGAACGCTTGAGTCCTAAAATGAAGCCAAAAGATGAGAGTGAAGATGGATCTCCTGATGATAGGTCAGGGCTAGGCCGTTGTGGAAGTTTGCAAACTCGGCGTGATGATAAGCCAGCAGTGGCTAGTAAGCCGTCAATTCGTGGTCGGCCTTTGGGAAAAGGTGGTATTTATGCCACTCCTCTGTCTGCAAATGCAGACTGTGAGGATAACGACGCTCTTGCTGCGTTAAGAATGTCTTTGGAATGCTGCACGAATGAg GTTCGTCGTGGCTGTGGCGGAAGCGGCGGTCGCGGATCATTATGGCGTCTTCAAACGTCCGAGCGACTTGCACGCCTAAGCAGTGCGTGTATGTCCGCAGCTTCTGCTAGCAG gtGTGCACCACAATTGCGCGTGCAGCTAAGAGCTGCCGCTACGCGATTGGAATGTGAGGCCAGAGCTCTGGCTTCACCGGCGCCTCATCATCATCACCTGGCTGATGGAGTGGAACAAGCACTCAGGGATCTCGCTAATATTGTGCATag ataA
- the LOC123718434 gene encoding tyrosine-protein kinase Abl isoform X3, whose translation MGAQQAKERGSASGASIRSTRNKPRVPKDPRMLGSNIFTEHSEALLQSRPLPHIPDLPDGEAAAPALPQPLDSANRWTSKENLLAHHEEDDPQLFVALYDFQAGGENQLSLKKGEQVRIMSYNKSGEWCEAHTLGGGVGWVPSNYVTPVNSLEKHSWYHGPIARNAAEYLLSSGINGSFLVRESESSPGQRSISLRYEGRVYHYRINEDSDGKVYVTSESKFGTLAELVHHHSVLGDGLITQLLYPAPKRNKPTVFPLAPPDEWEIDRTDIVMKHKLGGGQYGDVYEAAWKRCNMTVAVKTLKDDTMALKDFLEEAAIMKEMRHPNLVQLLGVCTREPPFYIITEFMSRGNLLDYLRTGNRDHIDAVVLMYMATQIASGMSYLESRSFIHRDLAARNCLVGENHLVKVADFGLARLMRDDTYTAHAGAKFPIKWTAPEGLAYNTFSTKSDVWAFGILLWEIATYGMSPYPGVDLADVYHMLEKGYRMECPPGCPAAVYELMRGCWQWNASDRPSFREIHHALEHMFQDNSITEEVEKQLQEGCTGTPQMSLKKAGSIGAQASGDRGVQMRRPTNRRGKQAPQPPKRTSLLSSCSSFRESQYATEEQTHDDGLASLNGGGRVGAREASSEGSLAEATPDTDESAGAVGMSLGAAEHRHRPKRRHHGHGPSHQHQTSHDVPKQGVQVAALEVQNVKRAINRYGTLPKGARIGAYLESLRQSGAPCAPSSPRESQQDEARSLSPKTARSQPHMIRSNSSGGVTAPTPASPRATRAAPPLRSFTNSPIKPRPRLAELEFPPPPPDLPPPPEDTPQPPPPPPPPDCCNAGTDTADRLETPTEMEEKPAKQIMKEMLELKLVAEIKERADKKKQKLKESPPHEILEMHTSFGDPVTRLVSELSESLNMEAFRKGDKKESKPETKEKVSPIDLKASLRKTSYNNNIDKKPGLDTKTNTDFKSQLKKVETNRVNNTKDSDESGRSIIDFKSRLRKVDSNSPSTNGQAKKVENSPEDSRKDLSSKSDDSDKKRSESGSLDTSGGDEDDKRRSTGSISSLKKLWECKESDERLSPKMKPKDESEDGSPDDRSGLGRCGSLQTRRDDKPAVASKPSIRGRPLGKGGIYATPLSANADCEDNDALAALRMSLECCTNEVRRGCGGSGGRGSLWRLQTSERLARLSSACMSAASASRCAPQLRVQLRAAATRLECEARALASPAPHHHHLADGVEQALRDLANIVHR comes from the exons AAGCGTTGCTGCAAAGTCGTCCGCTTCCCCATATACCAGATTTACCCGATGGGGAGGCAGCTGCACCAGCATTGCCACAACCATTGGACTCGGCGAACAG atGGACTTccaaagaaaatctattggcGCATCACGAAGAAGATGATCCTCAGCTCTTCGTTGCGCTTTACGACTTCCAGGCTGGTGGAGAAAATCAGCTGAGCCTGAAGAAAG GTGAACAAGTGCGTATAATGAGCTACAACAAAAGCGGCGAGTGGTGTGAAGCGCACACGTTGGGCGGCGGTGTGGGATGGGTGCCTAGTAACTATGTCACACCTGTCAACTCATTGGAAAAGCACTCGTGGTACCACGGTCCCATTGCTCGTAATGCGGCTGAGTATCTTCTATCATCGGGGATCAACGGAAGCTTCCTT GTCCGTGAGTCTGAATCGAGTCCTGGTCAAAGGAGCATTTCTTTAAGATACGAAGGACGCGTGTACCACTACCGCATTAATGAAGACTCCGATGGAAAG GTGTATGTGACGTCAGAATCCAAATTTGGGACACTAGCCGAACTAGTTCATCACCATTCGGTTCTTGGCGATGGTCTTATCACCCAATTGCTGTACCCTGCGCCAAAGCGAAACAAACCAACTGTGTTTCCTCTGGCCCCACCTGACGAGTGGGAAATTGATCGTACGGATATTGTGATGAAGCACAAGTTAGGCGGTGGCCAGTATGGAGACGTGTATGAAGCGGCGTGGAAGAGGTGTAATATGACC GTCGCAGTAAAAACTTTAAAGGACGATACTATGGCTCTAAAAGACTTCCTCGAGGAGGCCGCCATTATGAAAGAGATGAGACACCCGAATTTAGTCCAACTTTTGGGAGTCTGCACACGTGAACCGCCCTTCTACATCATCACAGAATTCATGAGTAGGGGAAATCTCCTTGATTACCTTCGTACGGGAAATAGAGACCATATAGATGCTGTGGTACTCATGTACATGGCCACGCAGATCGCTTCGGGTATGAGTTATCTCGAGAGCCGATCTTTCATTCACAG AGACCTGGCGGCCCGCAACTGTCTCGTCGGTGAGAATCACCTGGTGAAGGTGGCCGATTTTGGCTTGGCTCGTCTGATGCGGGACGATACATACACTGCCCACGCCGGTGCCAAATTCCCTATAAAATGGACCGCTCCAGAGGGCCTGGCGTATAACACGTTCAGCACCAAATCTGATGTTTGGGCTTTTGGTATACTTCTATGGGAGATTGCGACGTACGGGATGTCACCATACCCCGGCGTTGACTTGGCTGATGTCTACCACATGCTTGAGAAG GGTTACCGCATGGAATGCCCTCCCGGATGCCCGGCCGCTGTGTACGAGCTAATGCGTGGATGCTGGCAGTGGAATGCATCCGATCGCCCATCATTCCGCGAAATCCACCACGCCCTGGAGCACATGTTCCAAGATAATTCTATTACTGAAG aagTGGAAAAGCAGCTCCAGGAGGGTTGTACCGGAACGCCTCAGATGTCGTTGAAGAAGGCTGGGAGCATCGGGGCGCAGGCATCAGGCGATCGTGGCGTTCAAATGCGTCGCCCGACTAACAGGCGCGGCAAGCAGGCACCGCAGCCACCCAAACGTACCAG TTTGTTGTCATCATGCAGCTCATTTCGCGAGTCGCAGTATGCAACTGAGGAGCAAACTCACGACGATGGGCTGGCTTCTCTTAATG GTGGGGGTCGGGTTGGGGCTCGTGAGGCGTCATCGGAGGGGTCTTTGGCAGAAGCAACTCCAGATACTGATGAGTCAGCGGGCGCTGTAGGCATGAGCTTGGGCGCAGCGGAACATCGCCACAGGCCTAAGCGTCGCCACCACGGCCATGGCCCTTCACATCAACATCAGACATCGCATGACGTCCCTAAg CAGGGTGTACAAGTAGCAGCGCTTGAAGTGCAGAACGTGAAACGCGCAATAAATCGCTACGGAACACTTCCAAAAGGCGCTCGCATTGGAGCCTATTTGGAGTCGCTTCGTCAAAGTGGCGCCCCCTGCGCTCCGAGCTCGCCTCGCGAATCCCAACAAGATGAAGCTAGATCTCTATCGCCTAAAACTGCCCGATCTCAACCCCACATGATACGATCAAATTCTTCGGGAGGTGTAACTGCCCCTACGCCGGCTTCGCCCAGAGCGACGCGCGCGGCTCCCCCTCTTAGATCATTCACCAACAGTCCTATTAAACCCCGACCAAGACTAGCTGAACTAGAGTTTCCCCCTCCTCCCCCGGACCTTCCTCCTCCGCCCGAAGACACACCGCAACCACCCCCACCGCCCCCACCACCAGATTGCTGCAACGCCGGCACCGACACGGCGGACAGACTAGAAACACCCACCGAAATGGAAGAAAAACCAGCAAAACAAATCATGAAAGAAATGCTCGAGCTGAAGCTCGTCGCGGAAATCAAAGAACGCGCCGACAAGAAGAAACAGAAACTCAAAGAGTCACCTCCTCATGAAATCCTCGAGATGCACACATCGTTCGGTGACCCCGTCACAAGATTAGTCTCCGAATTGTCGGAGAGCTTAAATATGGAAGCCTTCCGAAAGGGTGACAAGAAAGAGTCCAAACCCGAGACAAAAGAAAAGGTCTCCCCAATTGATCTCAAAGCGAGTCTCAGGAAGACATCGTACAACAATAATATTGACAAAAAACCTGGTCTCGACACTAAGACCAACACAGACTTCAAGTCGCAACTAAAAAAGGTTGAGACCAACAGAGTAAACAATACAAAGGATTCTGACGAATCTGGCAGATCCATAATCGATTTTAAATCACGATTGCGGAAAGTCGACAGCAATTCGCCTTCTACTAACGGCCAAGCAAAGAAAGTTGAGAACTCTCCGGAAGATTCTAGAAAAGATCTTTCGAGTAAAAGTGATGATTCCGATAAGAAGAGGTCCGAGAGTGGATCTTTAGATACGAGTGGTGGTGATGAAGATGATAAACGCCGTAGCACGGGCAGCATAAGTAGCCTGAAGAAGCTATGGGAGTGTAAGGAGAGTGATGAACGCTTGAGTCCTAAAATGAAGCCAAAAGATGAGAGTGAAGATGGATCTCCTGATGATAGGTCAGGGCTAGGCCGTTGTGGAAGTTTGCAAACTCGGCGTGATGATAAGCCAGCAGTGGCTAGTAAGCCGTCAATTCGTGGTCGGCCTTTGGGAAAAGGTGGTATTTATGCCACTCCTCTGTCTGCAAATGCAGACTGTGAGGATAACGACGCTCTTGCTGCGTTAAGAATGTCTTTGGAATGCTGCACGAATGAg GTTCGTCGTGGCTGTGGCGGAAGCGGCGGTCGCGGATCATTATGGCGTCTTCAAACGTCCGAGCGACTTGCACGCCTAAGCAGTGCGTGTATGTCCGCAGCTTCTGCTAGCAG gtGTGCACCACAATTGCGCGTGCAGCTAAGAGCTGCCGCTACGCGATTGGAATGTGAGGCCAGAGCTCTGGCTTCACCGGCGCCTCATCATCATCACCTGGCTGATGGAGTGGAACAAGCACTCAGGGATCTCGCTAATATTGTGCATag ataA
- the LOC123718434 gene encoding tyrosine-protein kinase Abl isoform X1 yields MGAQQAKERGSASGASIRSTRNKPRVPKDPRMLGSNIFTEHSEALLQSRPLPHIPDLPDGEAAAPALPQPLDSANRWTSKENLLAHHEEDDPQLFVALYDFQAGGENQLSLKKGRLCEQVRIMSYNKSGEWCEAHTLGGGVGWVPSNYVTPVNSLEKHSWYHGPIARNAAEYLLSSGINGSFLVRESESSPGQRSISLRYEGRVYHYRINEDSDGKVYVTSESKFGTLAELVHHHSVLGDGLITQLLYPAPKRNKPTVFPLAPPDEWEIDRTDIVMKHKLGGGQYGDVYEAAWKRCNMTVAVKTLKDDTMALKDFLEEAAIMKEMRHPNLVQLLGVCTREPPFYIITEFMSRGNLLDYLRTGNRDHIDAVVLMYMATQIASGMSYLESRSFIHRDLAARNCLVGENHLVKVADFGLARLMRDDTYTAHAGAKFPIKWTAPEGLAYNTFSTKSDVWAFGILLWEIATYGMSPYPGVDLADVYHMLEKGYRMECPPGCPAAVYELMRGCWQWNASDRPSFREIHHALEHMFQDNSITEEVEKQLQEGCTGTPQMSLKKAGSIGAQASGDRGVQMRRPTNRRGKQAPQPPKRTSLLSSCSSFRESQYATEEQTHDDGLASLNGGGRVGAREASSEGSLAEATPDTDESAGAVGMSLGAAEHRHRPKRRHHGHGPSHQHQTSHDVPKQGVQVAALEVQNVKRAINRYGTLPKGARIGAYLESLRQSGAPCAPSSPRESQQDEARSLSPKTARSQPHMIRSNSSGGVTAPTPASPRATRAAPPLRSFTNSPIKPRPRLAELEFPPPPPDLPPPPEDTPQPPPPPPPPDCCNAGTDTADRLETPTEMEEKPAKQIMKEMLELKLVAEIKERADKKKQKLKESPPHEILEMHTSFGDPVTRLVSELSESLNMEAFRKGDKKESKPETKEKVSPIDLKASLRKTSYNNNIDKKPGLDTKTNTDFKSQLKKVETNRVNNTKDSDESGRSIIDFKSRLRKVDSNSPSTNGQAKKVENSPEDSRKDLSSKSDDSDKKRSESGSLDTSGGDEDDKRRSTGSISSLKKLWECKESDERLSPKMKPKDESEDGSPDDRSGLGRCGSLQTRRDDKPAVASKPSIRGRPLGKGGIYATPLSANADCEDNDALAALRMSLECCTNEVRRGCGGSGGRGSLWRLQTSERLARLSSACMSAASASRCAPQLRVQLRAAATRLECEARALASPAPHHHHLADGVEQALRDLANIVHR; encoded by the exons AAGCGTTGCTGCAAAGTCGTCCGCTTCCCCATATACCAGATTTACCCGATGGGGAGGCAGCTGCACCAGCATTGCCACAACCATTGGACTCGGCGAACAG atGGACTTccaaagaaaatctattggcGCATCACGAAGAAGATGATCCTCAGCTCTTCGTTGCGCTTTACGACTTCCAGGCTGGTGGAGAAAATCAGCTGAGCCTGAAGAAAGGTAGGTTAT GTGAACAAGTGCGTATAATGAGCTACAACAAAAGCGGCGAGTGGTGTGAAGCGCACACGTTGGGCGGCGGTGTGGGATGGGTGCCTAGTAACTATGTCACACCTGTCAACTCATTGGAAAAGCACTCGTGGTACCACGGTCCCATTGCTCGTAATGCGGCTGAGTATCTTCTATCATCGGGGATCAACGGAAGCTTCCTT GTCCGTGAGTCTGAATCGAGTCCTGGTCAAAGGAGCATTTCTTTAAGATACGAAGGACGCGTGTACCACTACCGCATTAATGAAGACTCCGATGGAAAG GTGTATGTGACGTCAGAATCCAAATTTGGGACACTAGCCGAACTAGTTCATCACCATTCGGTTCTTGGCGATGGTCTTATCACCCAATTGCTGTACCCTGCGCCAAAGCGAAACAAACCAACTGTGTTTCCTCTGGCCCCACCTGACGAGTGGGAAATTGATCGTACGGATATTGTGATGAAGCACAAGTTAGGCGGTGGCCAGTATGGAGACGTGTATGAAGCGGCGTGGAAGAGGTGTAATATGACC GTCGCAGTAAAAACTTTAAAGGACGATACTATGGCTCTAAAAGACTTCCTCGAGGAGGCCGCCATTATGAAAGAGATGAGACACCCGAATTTAGTCCAACTTTTGGGAGTCTGCACACGTGAACCGCCCTTCTACATCATCACAGAATTCATGAGTAGGGGAAATCTCCTTGATTACCTTCGTACGGGAAATAGAGACCATATAGATGCTGTGGTACTCATGTACATGGCCACGCAGATCGCTTCGGGTATGAGTTATCTCGAGAGCCGATCTTTCATTCACAG AGACCTGGCGGCCCGCAACTGTCTCGTCGGTGAGAATCACCTGGTGAAGGTGGCCGATTTTGGCTTGGCTCGTCTGATGCGGGACGATACATACACTGCCCACGCCGGTGCCAAATTCCCTATAAAATGGACCGCTCCAGAGGGCCTGGCGTATAACACGTTCAGCACCAAATCTGATGTTTGGGCTTTTGGTATACTTCTATGGGAGATTGCGACGTACGGGATGTCACCATACCCCGGCGTTGACTTGGCTGATGTCTACCACATGCTTGAGAAG GGTTACCGCATGGAATGCCCTCCCGGATGCCCGGCCGCTGTGTACGAGCTAATGCGTGGATGCTGGCAGTGGAATGCATCCGATCGCCCATCATTCCGCGAAATCCACCACGCCCTGGAGCACATGTTCCAAGATAATTCTATTACTGAAG aagTGGAAAAGCAGCTCCAGGAGGGTTGTACCGGAACGCCTCAGATGTCGTTGAAGAAGGCTGGGAGCATCGGGGCGCAGGCATCAGGCGATCGTGGCGTTCAAATGCGTCGCCCGACTAACAGGCGCGGCAAGCAGGCACCGCAGCCACCCAAACGTACCAG TTTGTTGTCATCATGCAGCTCATTTCGCGAGTCGCAGTATGCAACTGAGGAGCAAACTCACGACGATGGGCTGGCTTCTCTTAATG GTGGGGGTCGGGTTGGGGCTCGTGAGGCGTCATCGGAGGGGTCTTTGGCAGAAGCAACTCCAGATACTGATGAGTCAGCGGGCGCTGTAGGCATGAGCTTGGGCGCAGCGGAACATCGCCACAGGCCTAAGCGTCGCCACCACGGCCATGGCCCTTCACATCAACATCAGACATCGCATGACGTCCCTAAg CAGGGTGTACAAGTAGCAGCGCTTGAAGTGCAGAACGTGAAACGCGCAATAAATCGCTACGGAACACTTCCAAAAGGCGCTCGCATTGGAGCCTATTTGGAGTCGCTTCGTCAAAGTGGCGCCCCCTGCGCTCCGAGCTCGCCTCGCGAATCCCAACAAGATGAAGCTAGATCTCTATCGCCTAAAACTGCCCGATCTCAACCCCACATGATACGATCAAATTCTTCGGGAGGTGTAACTGCCCCTACGCCGGCTTCGCCCAGAGCGACGCGCGCGGCTCCCCCTCTTAGATCATTCACCAACAGTCCTATTAAACCCCGACCAAGACTAGCTGAACTAGAGTTTCCCCCTCCTCCCCCGGACCTTCCTCCTCCGCCCGAAGACACACCGCAACCACCCCCACCGCCCCCACCACCAGATTGCTGCAACGCCGGCACCGACACGGCGGACAGACTAGAAACACCCACCGAAATGGAAGAAAAACCAGCAAAACAAATCATGAAAGAAATGCTCGAGCTGAAGCTCGTCGCGGAAATCAAAGAACGCGCCGACAAGAAGAAACAGAAACTCAAAGAGTCACCTCCTCATGAAATCCTCGAGATGCACACATCGTTCGGTGACCCCGTCACAAGATTAGTCTCCGAATTGTCGGAGAGCTTAAATATGGAAGCCTTCCGAAAGGGTGACAAGAAAGAGTCCAAACCCGAGACAAAAGAAAAGGTCTCCCCAATTGATCTCAAAGCGAGTCTCAGGAAGACATCGTACAACAATAATATTGACAAAAAACCTGGTCTCGACACTAAGACCAACACAGACTTCAAGTCGCAACTAAAAAAGGTTGAGACCAACAGAGTAAACAATACAAAGGATTCTGACGAATCTGGCAGATCCATAATCGATTTTAAATCACGATTGCGGAAAGTCGACAGCAATTCGCCTTCTACTAACGGCCAAGCAAAGAAAGTTGAGAACTCTCCGGAAGATTCTAGAAAAGATCTTTCGAGTAAAAGTGATGATTCCGATAAGAAGAGGTCCGAGAGTGGATCTTTAGATACGAGTGGTGGTGATGAAGATGATAAACGCCGTAGCACGGGCAGCATAAGTAGCCTGAAGAAGCTATGGGAGTGTAAGGAGAGTGATGAACGCTTGAGTCCTAAAATGAAGCCAAAAGATGAGAGTGAAGATGGATCTCCTGATGATAGGTCAGGGCTAGGCCGTTGTGGAAGTTTGCAAACTCGGCGTGATGATAAGCCAGCAGTGGCTAGTAAGCCGTCAATTCGTGGTCGGCCTTTGGGAAAAGGTGGTATTTATGCCACTCCTCTGTCTGCAAATGCAGACTGTGAGGATAACGACGCTCTTGCTGCGTTAAGAATGTCTTTGGAATGCTGCACGAATGAg GTTCGTCGTGGCTGTGGCGGAAGCGGCGGTCGCGGATCATTATGGCGTCTTCAAACGTCCGAGCGACTTGCACGCCTAAGCAGTGCGTGTATGTCCGCAGCTTCTGCTAGCAG gtGTGCACCACAATTGCGCGTGCAGCTAAGAGCTGCCGCTACGCGATTGGAATGTGAGGCCAGAGCTCTGGCTTCACCGGCGCCTCATCATCATCACCTGGCTGATGGAGTGGAACAAGCACTCAGGGATCTCGCTAATATTGTGCATag ataA